The Parus major isolate Abel unplaced genomic scaffold, Parus_major1.1 Scaffold353, whole genome shotgun sequence genome includes the window ACCCCCCCGTGGAGCCCCCATGACcccccaaaccctgtccccagccgTGTGCGTGGACGGGACCTTCCACAAGTACGTGTTCAGCCCCGATGGGAACTGCAACCGCGAGGCCTTCGATGTCTTCCTGGACATCTGCGATGATGACGACTTCTGACCCCTCACCCTGCGACCCCCCAAACCCCGGGGGAGCCCCCAAAACCTCCCAGAAAACCCCAAGTCTCACCCAGTCTCTTTATTGGTGTTTCGGCATAACAAAGGGGATTTATAAAACTCTCAAAAAAAGGGGAGTGGGATACAAAACTGGGGTCCCCCCGTGTGCCCCGGCTGCGCCTGGGGCCCCCCCACGGTGATTGGGGGGGGTGGTGTCcccccctctgcccctccccCCGTCCCTGGGTCTGGCCCAGCCTTTGGCCCagggggggtttgggggtcccAGGGTGCTGGtgatggggggggggggaatgGCACGTGTGTAGCCCTTTAAGAGTGGGGGGAGGGGTATCCTGGGGTGGGGCAGGGGCTCAGAAGGAGGCGGTGGGGGGGTCAGTGCCGAATTTGAGGTGGTAGATGAAGGTCTTGGTggggagcagcacctgggggGGGTGGGAGTGTTAGACAGCCCCCCCCCACTCCCGAGTGGTTCTTTCCCACCCTCCTCATTCACCAGTGGTCCAGTCCAAAGTGGGACTGCCCCCCCCATACCCTGATGGTTCACCCCAATCCCCCCCTACTCCCCCCCTTCCCAATGGTTCTTCCCAGCCTTGTCACCCCCCTCCCTCCCATTCTGCAGTGGTTCAGTCCAGCAccaccccccccaccccccccagcAGTTCAGTGGTTCATCCTGGTGTCCCCCATTCCCCGATGGTTCACCCCACACTCACTCCACTGTTACCCCCCCCGCCCCCGGCAAACAATGGTTCGTTCCTAAAGCCCCCCCCGGACCCCCCGTGCAGGGAGAGCCCCCCCATGGCCCCCAACgcccccgggacccccggcccACCGGGTGGGTGACGTAGCCCCCGCAGGGGTAGCACCAGGCCGCCAGGTCCCGCAGGCTCAGCACCAGGGGGTGCCCCGAGGCCCCCCCGTGTTCCAGCATGTGCCCCCCGACGTAGCGCCCACACAGCACCTGAGAGGCAGGGGGGCCTTTGGGGGAGCAGTTGGGGCCCCTGAGGGCGCGGCGGCGGAGCAGGACAAGGGGCAGGGGACAGTTCTGGGGTGCAGGGGGTGGATTTGGGATGCAGGACGTGGTTTCTTGGGGTACAGGGGACATCTGGGGACATTCTGGGGCACTTTGTGAACTGGAGGAGTTGGGAGCAGGAAGTGATTTCTGGCtgcttttggggtttggggggtgACCTGGGCTGGGGTTCGGTTGCTTTCAGGGCCCAGGCAGTGCCgggggtgggctgggggtgcagggagTGTTTTTGAGGGTCTCTGACCTGGTGGCAGCTCAGGCACAGCCAATTCTCGCGGCGGCTCCCGCAGACCCCGCAGGGGGGGGGCAGGATGTCCCCGAGAGCCCCCTCGGCCGGAGGGGGGGCCACGGCCCCCAGGTGGGGACAGTCCAGGAGGGGCGTCACGGCGTACAGCGCTCCCTGCCAGCCCGCAGGAACCGCTCTAAGTGCTGCTGGGGCCCAAAATCCTCACGCCCCACATCCTCCTCCCCAAACCTACTCCCCAGTTCCTCCTTCCTAAATCCaccccccaaaacccaccccaaacctCCCCGAAAACCCTGTCCCAGAACCCCCTCCCGAAATTCCCCCTCCCTAAAATCCCTCTTCCCCAAATGTGCCATTCCCAGATTCCCCAAACAACCcttccctccccaaatcccctcctcaaatcccctccccaaatccccatcccaaatccGCTCCTCAAatcccctccccaaatccccatcccaaatcccctcctcaaatcccctccccaaatcccctcccctccccacctcctccagctcttcctcctcctcccagcaggGGGCGGCAGCGGCAGCGGGGGCGTGGCCCAGCGGAGGCCCCGCCCCCGAGCCAGCTTTGGCCCCGCCCCCCGGCGCGTCCCCGAGCTGCAGCGCCCCCAAGCGGCGAATGGCGGCGTCCAGCGGGGGCGAACCGGTGACGTCATCGGCGGTGGATGTGACATCATCGCTGCCGTGCCCCTCCTTGGGGGGCTCAactgggggagggagggatcGGTTGGAGGAAATTTGGGGGTGTCCCCGAGGGGCTCCAACGGGtgatggggctgggggggccCCGTGGGGCTGGCTTGGGTTCTGGGTGAGGGGGCCCATGCAGAGTTAGGGGGTCCCAGGGGGTGTTTAGGGGTTCAGGGCTGAGAACTGGGGGGCTCGAGGGGGTCCTGGAGGTCCCTGTAGGTCTGGGATAGTTTGGGGGTCTGGGGGGGCACAGGGAAGGTCGGGGTCCTGGGGGTGCTGATGGTCCGGGGGGCATTTGAGGGTCTCAGGGACGGTGGGGGGACATCCTGGGGAGGGGTCTCACCAcgaggcagctgcaggcagctccaggagccccGCTGGGCTCGCAGGGTGCGGCTCAGGGCCCTCAGCGCCACTGGCtggggggtcccggggggggGCAGTGTGGGGGGGTCCCCAAGCAGGACCCCCAGGCACTGCCCCACCCCCTCTGCCGTCACTGCCAGGTTGTACCCGCCCTGCGAGACCCCAGAGTCAGAGACCCCCGGCCACCCCCGGTAGGATCCCCAGCATCCCCCCAAGGAGAGCCCTGTCCCCCCAGTGACTCCCATCCCCCCCGGGAGGACCCCCAGGCCTCCCCCAGACCCCCCAGCCCCCAAAGAAAACCCCCGGGGTCTTCCCATCTCCCCAAAGAGGGTCCCCAAGACCCTCCCAGGGTCTCTCCAACCCCTCACGGGGACCTCCATACCCCCCAGGACCCTCCAAGCCCTGAACAGCCCCCCAGGGGGACCCCAGACCCCTTTGGGCACCCCCTCACCTCAAGCACAAGCACGAGCCGTCCCCCCGCCAGCCCCCCCAGCAGATGGGTCATGAGGCCGAAGGTCTGGGGGGACACCAGGCACCCCCCCAGGGGGTCCCCCCGGCCCGCGTCGAACCCGGCCGacaccagcaccagctctggCCCAAACTGGGGGGGCCGTGGCTGTCAGGGGGGGGCACAGGGGGCGGGACAGCCCCTCCGGCCCCCCAAAACCCAACGGCTCCAAATAGGGGGCACAGACCCCCCCCAGATGGAGCCAGGACCCCCCCAAAATGTCACAACAGCTCCCTCATGGGacccaaaccccaaaatgaaCCCAAGGCCCCCCCAAAAAGGATTCCCAGAAAGGCTCAGCCCGCTGAAATCATATCCAGACTCCCCCAACCAACCCAGAACCCGCCCCAAAATCCTGGAGGGACCCAGGCCCCCCCAAAGGGACACGACCCTTCCCAACCGCCCCTGAAATGGACCCACATCCCCTCCAAACAAACCCAGATCCCCCCCACAAAGGGTCCCACCCCTCCCACAGAGAGACCTTGCCCCCaaaacagccccagccccccTCGCATTGGTCCCAgccccccagcagcccccctCACCTGGCAGGCCACCGGCAGCACCAGGCGGGTCAGGGCCGCCAGGTACTCGGGGTCCCCCACGCGGGGCCCCCCCCAGCCAACGTTCAGGGTGAAGCCGGTGCCAGGACCCCTCCCCCGGCGCCTCGGGGACCCCCCGGCCCCCCCCGGGAAGAAGGAGCCGTCATGGCGGTGCAGGGACATGTACAGGACACTGCGGGGGGCAGGGGGGCGTCAGGGACCCCAAAACCtctccccacagcatcccaaaaTCCCCTCAGGATCCCAAATCCAACCCAGAGGACCCCAAACCACAGCAGCCCTGAGACAACCCCCCggcaccccaaaatcccccgTGATTCTAAAACTAACCCAAAGCAGCCCAAACTCCCCGCAGCACCCCCAAAGCCCCCAGACCCCCATgacccctccccagcacccccagcacacCCCAGATGCCCAGAGTCCCCTCCCCAGGACCCCCAACATCCACAGGATCTTCCCCAGAACCCCTGGGACCCGCCTGAGACCCCCAGACCCACTCAGcacccccgggaccccccaCCTGGGGTCCTCTTCGAAGATCTCCTGGGTGCCGTTGCCGTGGTGAATGTCCCAGTCTAGGATCAGCAccctggggggcacagggggtgTTGGAGGGGTTGGGCACCCCGGGGAGGTCCCCGCAGCCCCTGGCCCCCCCGTACCTGAGGGGGGTCCCTGCCAGGCGCTGGGCGTGGCGCACGGCCACCCCCACGTTGTTGAAGAGGCAGAAGCCCCCGGCAGAGCCGGGGCGGGCGTGGTGGCCGGGGGGACGCAGCACGGCCAGCGCCGAGCGCACCTGGGGGGCACGGCAGCGTCAGGGGGGCATTGGGACCCCCAGAACTCCACAGGGACTCCACAGACCCCGCTGTAACCTCCCCAAACCCCATAGAGACCCTCAGATCCCACAGGGACTCCTGAAGCCCATAGAGACCCACCCCCACAACCTCACAAGTCCCTGAAACCACAGAGCCTCCTAAACCCTACAGAGATCCCCAACCCCACTGGTACCCCCCCTCCCCGAGTACCCCCAAACCCCACTCTGATACCCAAATCCCACAGACCTCTCCAAACCCTAcaaacacccccaaacccctctgagGTGCTCCTGACCCCACTGCAACCCCTAAACCCTACAGacaaccccaaaccccacagagACTTCTTTGACCCCACAGAAACGCCTCCAACCCCGTAACGCTGCCCCGACCCCACagaacccccaaaccccaacgGGAccagggcagcccagcaggGCCCAAACTGCTTTTCCCCCCGTGCCCACCTGGCCCCCCAGCACGGCCCCCACAGCGGCGCAGGCCCCGCCCGCGGCCAGGCGGGCACAGCTGTAGGACTGGGGGCACAGGTAGAGGCTGTTGTAGCGCTGGGACAGCGCCCGCAGCTCCCGCGGGGACAGCGACGGCGTCCGGGACAGCGTCCGCACGTGGGCACGGCTGGGGGGCAGGGACCCCAAAACACCCGNNNNNNNNNNNNNNNNNNNNNNNNNNNNNNNNNNNNNNNNNNNNNNNNNNNNNNNNNNNNNNNNNNNNNNNNNNNNNNNNNNNNNNNNNNNNNNNNNNNNNNNNNNNNNNNNNNNNNNNNNNNNNNNNNNNNNNNNNNNNNNNNNNNNNNNNNNNNNNNNNNNNNNNNNNNNNNNNNNNNNNNNNNNNNNNNNNNNNNNNNNNNNNNNNNNNNNNNNNNNNNNNNNNNNNNNNNNNNNNNNNNNNNNNNNNNNNNNNNNNNNNNNNNNNNNNNNNNNNNNNNNNNNNNNNNNNNNNNNNNNNNNNNNNNNNNNNNNNNNNNNNNNNNNNNNNNNNNNNNNNNNNNNNNNNNNNNNNNNNNNNNNNNNNNNNNNNNNNNNNNNNNNNNNNNNNNNNNNNNNNNNNNNNNNNNNNNNNNNNNNNNNNNNNNCCCCCAGACCCTCCCCTGCCCCTCACGTGTGGCAGGCGTGGAGCTGCCGGGGGGTCGCGGGCCGGGAGGGCA containing:
- the HDAC6 gene encoding histone deacetylase 6, giving the protein MEEHRNTWDSQHPECPQRLSRVLQRLQELGLAQRCLPLPSRPATPRQLHACHTRAHVRTLSRTPSLSPRELRALSQRYNSLYLCPQSYSCARLAAGGACAAVGAVLGGQVRSALAVLRPPGHHARPGSAGGFCLFNNVGVAVRHAQRLAGTPLRVLILDWDIHHGNGTQEIFEEDPSVLYMSLHRHDGSFFPGGAGGSPRRRGRGPGTGFTLNVGWGGPRVGDPEYLAALTRLVLPVACQFGPELVLVSAGFDAGRGDPLGGCLVSPQTFGLMTHLLGGLAGGRLVLVLEGGYNLAVTAEGVGQCLGVLLGDPPTLPPPGTPQPVALRALSRTLRAQRGSWSCLQLPRVEPPKEGHGSDDVTSTADDVTGSPPLDAAIRRLGALQLGDAPGGGAKAGSGAGPPLGHAPAAAAAPCWEEEEELEEGALYAVTPLLDCPHLGAVAPPPAEGALGDILPPPCGVCGSRRENWLCLSCHQVLCGRYVGGHMLEHGGASGHPLVLSLRDLAAWCYPCGGYVTHPVLLPTKTFIYHLKFGTDPPTASF